One Pseudodesulfovibrio sp. S3 DNA window includes the following coding sequences:
- a CDS encoding RNA polymerase sigma factor — MTNEKGKMPAYLGDEKVIELVLDGDLDAFALLLERHENLVSRLVAAHVPTEHVAEVAHEVFIRAYRSLPGYKPVKPFCNWLTTVALRCCNDFWRKQYRNKEAPVCDMSEDGQRWLDTALAADSAEVFETLARQRELREILDTVLARLSPLDRMVLSLTYLEEHTTKETADMLGISVPNVKVRAFRAKRKLKVFLKRYGIQGEEHEA; from the coding sequence GTGACAAACGAAAAGGGTAAAATGCCCGCATACCTGGGTGACGAAAAAGTCATAGAACTCGTGCTCGATGGTGACCTGGACGCCTTTGCACTCCTGCTTGAACGGCATGAGAACCTTGTCTCCCGGCTTGTGGCAGCCCATGTGCCCACTGAGCATGTGGCAGAAGTCGCCCACGAAGTATTCATCCGGGCATATCGGAGCCTGCCTGGATACAAACCGGTCAAACCCTTTTGCAATTGGCTGACTACTGTTGCCCTGCGATGCTGCAATGATTTCTGGCGCAAACAATACCGTAACAAGGAAGCTCCGGTATGCGACATGAGCGAAGACGGGCAACGCTGGCTTGACACGGCCCTGGCTGCGGATTCGGCAGAGGTATTCGAAACTCTGGCCAGACAACGCGAACTACGGGAAATCCTGGACACGGTCCTGGCTCGGTTGTCGCCGCTGGATCGGATGGTGCTCTCCCTGACGTATCTTGAAGAGCATACGACCAAGGAAACCGCCGACATGCTCGGCATCAGCGTACCCAACGTCAAAGTGCGCGCATTCCGGGCAAAACGTAAACTCAAGGTTTTTCTCAAACGCTACGGCATCCAAGGAGAGGAGCATGAAGCGTAA
- a CDS encoding ABC transporter ATP-binding protein, which yields MKQYEHLPTSSASADIELIGVSKAFGGAHAVNDLSMHFRQGELCCLLGPSGCGKSTTLRIIAGLEQPDSGEIRINGRDMNGLAPQERNLGFVFQNYALFPHMNVFANVAYGLRSRGRLPGGQVKRAASDALAMVRLQGYGDRRVYELSGGEQQRVALARALVTNPDALLLDEPFSNLDARLREAMRAELADLRRRLGITTIFVTHDKEEAFALADRIVLMRDGRLEQVGLPEAMYLRPVSAFAAGFLGSVNSFALDETFSRTFGAAAAPRTGQVFVRPERIVLVRDGQGAFSVVEALFMGAYVRYRLHKVDDSGFPMVEAHRPNSEARFAPGDRVTVRVVPED from the coding sequence ATGAAGCAATACGAACACCTGCCGACATCCTCGGCCAGCGCTGATATCGAGTTGATCGGCGTGAGCAAGGCTTTTGGCGGCGCTCACGCGGTCAATGACCTGTCCATGCATTTCCGGCAGGGCGAGTTGTGCTGTCTGCTCGGCCCGTCCGGGTGCGGCAAGAGCACCACCCTGCGCATCATCGCCGGTCTGGAACAGCCGGACTCCGGCGAAATCCGCATCAACGGACGGGACATGAATGGACTGGCCCCGCAGGAGCGCAACCTCGGTTTCGTATTCCAGAACTATGCCCTGTTCCCGCATATGAACGTGTTCGCGAATGTCGCGTACGGACTGCGTAGCCGAGGCAGGTTGCCGGGCGGCCAAGTGAAAAGGGCCGCATCAGATGCCCTGGCCATGGTCCGGCTCCAAGGATACGGCGACCGCCGGGTGTATGAACTGTCCGGCGGGGAACAGCAGCGGGTGGCCCTGGCCCGCGCTCTGGTGACCAACCCTGACGCGCTCCTTTTGGACGAGCCGTTCTCCAACCTGGATGCGCGGTTGAGGGAGGCCATGCGGGCCGAGCTGGCCGATCTGCGGCGGAGGCTGGGGATCACCACCATCTTCGTGACCCATGACAAGGAGGAGGCCTTTGCCCTGGCCGACCGCATCGTGCTCATGCGGGATGGTCGCCTGGAGCAGGTGGGACTGCCGGAAGCCATGTATCTGCGGCCGGTTTCCGCGTTTGCCGCGGGTTTTCTGGGCAGCGTCAACAGCTTTGCCTTGGATGAAACCTTTTCCCGGACGTTCGGAGCGGCGGCAGCCCCACGGACCGGGCAGGTTTTCGTGCGCCCGGAGAGGATCGTCCTGGTGCGGGACGGGCAGGGGGCTTTCAGCGTGGTCGAGGCCCTTTTCATGGGGGCGTATGTGCGCTACCGGCTGCACAAGGTCGATGATTCGGGGTTTCCGATGGTGGAGGCGCACCGGCCGAACAGCGAAGCGAGGTTTGCTCCGGGTGACAGGGTGACGGTGCGCGTCGTCCCCGAGGATTAG
- a CDS encoding iron ABC transporter permease, which produces MLCHSSRKSSYLISCTAFALLLLLVVYPAFTVLLESLRPSGVWGLASYGRLFEGPRFASIIGSSMGVALAGGLAASLLGGTLAVIVIKTNAPFRRLMGVAALLPIILPGFVSSIAYIFLFGRNGLVTYQWLGISWDVYSWKSVLVLQVVDQSTTAFLLGVAALRNIDPALEEVAGSLGAGSWRILRTITFALASPLGVAAFLLNVMHSMSDFGTPLVVGGPFDTLASASYTQLIGKYDASMASTLNMTLLAFCLLAYAGYALLESRFGRTQVMDQSKPVKRLPLGGWPGRAVWFLCMVFCLFMLALLASVLLAAFTKRMGGDYAPTLMYFESVATRGFESARNTLLFSLMVGFLAALGGQVLAYLVKRMRIPGAGALDIMATLPFAVPGTFIGVGYALAFNRPPLVLTGTWAIIVLNLVIRKLPMGLRAGASVLARQDRAQEEASLSLGASMLRTFFRVILPSVRTAMLAGGLYAFVSAVQSLGSIIFIITPGTRLLSVDVFEAVVRGDVGQAAALSVIMLAMAGFGAACFAAATTMNRKSNEAIRTPADILGQR; this is translated from the coding sequence ATGCTTTGTCATTCATCCAGGAAAAGCAGCTATCTGATATCCTGCACGGCATTTGCCCTGTTGCTGCTGCTGGTGGTGTATCCGGCGTTCACCGTCCTGCTGGAGAGCCTGCGCCCGAGCGGCGTGTGGGGCCTGGCTTCCTACGGCAGGCTTTTCGAAGGGCCGCGTTTCGCCTCCATCATCGGTTCCAGTATGGGTGTGGCCCTTGCCGGCGGTCTGGCCGCGTCGTTGTTGGGCGGAACCCTGGCCGTGATCGTCATCAAGACAAATGCGCCGTTTCGTCGCCTGATGGGCGTTGCGGCTCTGCTTCCCATCATCCTTCCGGGGTTCGTCTCCTCCATCGCCTACATTTTCCTGTTCGGGCGCAATGGTCTGGTCACGTACCAGTGGCTGGGCATTTCCTGGGACGTGTACAGTTGGAAAAGCGTGCTCGTGCTTCAGGTGGTGGACCAGTCCACAACGGCCTTTCTCCTGGGAGTCGCCGCGCTCAGAAACATCGATCCGGCCCTGGAAGAAGTGGCCGGGAGTCTCGGTGCCGGATCATGGCGCATCCTGCGCACCATCACGTTTGCCCTTGCTTCTCCTCTGGGGGTGGCCGCGTTTTTACTCAATGTCATGCACTCCATGTCGGATTTCGGCACCCCGCTGGTCGTGGGAGGTCCTTTCGATACCCTGGCCTCGGCTTCCTATACCCAGCTCATCGGCAAGTATGATGCGTCCATGGCCTCGACCCTCAACATGACGCTCCTGGCATTCTGCCTTTTGGCCTATGCCGGGTATGCGCTGCTGGAATCGCGTTTCGGGCGCACCCAGGTCATGGACCAGTCCAAGCCGGTGAAGCGGCTGCCCCTCGGCGGGTGGCCGGGCCGGGCCGTCTGGTTCCTGTGCATGGTGTTTTGCCTGTTCATGCTGGCGCTGTTGGCGTCCGTGCTCCTGGCGGCCTTTACCAAGCGCATGGGCGGGGATTATGCGCCGACCCTGATGTACTTCGAGTCCGTGGCCACGCGCGGTTTTGAAAGCGCGCGCAATACCCTGCTGTTCTCGCTCATGGTCGGTTTTCTGGCCGCCCTCGGCGGGCAGGTCCTTGCCTACCTCGTCAAGCGGATGCGCATTCCCGGTGCCGGGGCGCTGGACATCATGGCCACATTGCCTTTTGCCGTGCCGGGTACGTTCATCGGCGTGGGCTATGCCCTGGCGTTCAACAGGCCGCCACTGGTCCTGACCGGGACCTGGGCCATCATCGTGCTCAATCTGGTCATACGCAAACTGCCCATGGGCCTTCGTGCCGGGGCGTCCGTGCTGGCCCGGCAGGACCGCGCCCAGGAGGAGGCCTCCCTTTCGCTGGGCGCTTCAATGCTGCGTACTTTTTTCCGGGTAATCCTGCCGTCCGTGCGAACGGCCATGCTGGCGGGCGGGTTGTATGCCTTCGTGTCTGCCGTGCAGTCGCTCGGCTCCATCATATTCATCATTACCCCGGGCACGCGGCTCCTGTCCGTTGACGTTTTCGAAGCCGTGGTGCGGGGAGACGTGGGGCAGGCTGCGGCCCTGTCCGTCATCATGCTGGCCATGGCCGGTTTCGGCGCGGCGTGCTTTGCCGCAGCAACAACCATGAATCGAAAGAGCAATGAAGCAATACGAACACCTGCCGACATCCTCGGCCAGCGCTGA
- a CDS encoding cupin domain-containing protein: MTEKINLQEKFNLFNELWSPKLVSQVNDMHVKLVKIDGDFIWHSHDTGDEMFFVTKGRLTMRFRDHDVMLEPGEFIVVPHQVEHMPSCEDETWIMLFEAASTVNTGTETSDRTRRVESI, from the coding sequence ATGACCGAAAAAATCAATCTTCAAGAAAAATTCAATCTGTTCAACGAGCTTTGGAGCCCGAAGCTGGTGAGCCAGGTCAACGACATGCACGTCAAACTCGTCAAAATCGACGGCGATTTCATCTGGCACTCCCACGATACCGGGGACGAGATGTTCTTCGTGACCAAAGGGCGGCTGACCATGCGATTTCGGGACCATGACGTCATGCTCGAGCCGGGTGAATTCATCGTCGTCCCCCACCAGGTGGAGCACATGCCGTCCTGCGAGGATGAAACGTGGATAATGCTTTTTGAAGCCGCTTCCACAGTCAACACCGGCACCGAGACATCAGACCGGACCAGGCGGGTCGAATCGATATGA
- a CDS encoding putative quinol monooxygenase, translating to MALTYVSATVMAKDGCEAALERELAKVVAAVRAEDGCIRYDLHRSEYGNVFLFYEIWESPAHLAAHLRTPHMDSMREATADLVTGVAEVNLWEAVDVAV from the coding sequence ATGGCGCTGACATACGTTTCGGCTACGGTCATGGCAAAGGACGGCTGCGAGGCGGCACTGGAAAGGGAACTGGCAAAGGTGGTGGCCGCTGTCCGGGCCGAGGACGGCTGCATCCGCTACGACCTGCATCGGTCCGAGTACGGCAACGTCTTTCTGTTTTATGAAATTTGGGAAAGCCCGGCCCACCTTGCCGCCCATCTGCGGACTCCGCACATGGACTCCATGCGTGAGGCGACGGCTGATCTGGTGACGGGTGTGGCCGAGGTCAATTTATGGGAAGCAGTGGACGTGGCCGTATAG
- a CDS encoding CBS domain-containing protein: MSEPIVRVGDVMSKEILSIDGMTSASEAARKMREMRVSELLVDRRHEDDAWGVVTITDLVKKVIVPGLDGDKVDVYEIMTKPIITVPARMDIRYAVRLMNRTGVRSAPVEDMGEVVGMVTLSSLVLNNNLL; the protein is encoded by the coding sequence ATGTCTGAACCCATTGTCCGCGTTGGCGATGTCATGAGTAAAGAAATATTGAGCATCGATGGTATGACCTCGGCCTCCGAGGCTGCCAGAAAGATGCGCGAAATGCGCGTGTCCGAACTCCTGGTGGATCGCCGCCACGAAGATGACGCCTGGGGAGTGGTGACCATTACCGATCTGGTCAAGAAGGTCATTGTTCCCGGATTGGATGGAGATAAGGTCGATGTATATGAGATCATGACCAAACCGATCATCACTGTCCCGGCCAGGATGGACATCCGATACGCCGTTCGCCTGATGAACAGAACCGGAGTACGCAGCGCCCCGGTCGAAGACATGGGCGAGGTGGTCGGCATGGTAACGCTCTCGTCCCTGGTCCTGAACAACAATCTGCTATGA
- a CDS encoding DUF1538 domain-containing protein: MELLSEFITAFLSTCRDVLPIVALLVGFQLFVLRQPIAHPKRLVLGGVYVVIGLALFLMGLEKALFPVGRIMAAQLSHPSFLMGGAEAVSSWTAYGWIYVFAAMIGFSTTIAEPSLLAVALKAKEVSGGGISQWGLRITVALGVAVGIALGTFRIVTGTPLYIYILVGYVVVIAQTFFAPKKIIALAYDSGGVTTSTVTVPLVAALGLGLSEAVPGSDPAIDGFGLIAFASLFPIISVMTYAQLTQWATNRRTKSNTGGTQ; this comes from the coding sequence ATGGAATTACTTTCCGAGTTCATCACAGCCTTTCTCTCTACATGCCGCGACGTGTTGCCCATCGTTGCCCTGCTTGTCGGTTTTCAACTGTTCGTGCTCCGGCAGCCCATTGCACATCCGAAACGGCTGGTCCTGGGCGGAGTGTATGTGGTCATCGGCCTTGCCCTGTTCCTGATGGGTCTTGAAAAAGCCCTGTTCCCTGTCGGACGAATAATGGCCGCCCAGCTTTCCCATCCGTCTTTCCTGATGGGAGGAGCCGAAGCCGTTTCCAGTTGGACCGCCTACGGCTGGATATACGTATTCGCCGCAATGATCGGTTTTTCCACGACCATTGCCGAACCGTCTCTTCTGGCCGTGGCCCTGAAGGCCAAGGAGGTCTCGGGCGGCGGCATCAGCCAATGGGGGCTGCGGATAACTGTGGCTCTGGGCGTAGCCGTGGGCATCGCCCTGGGAACCTTCCGCATAGTCACAGGCACGCCATTGTACATTTACATTCTCGTCGGCTATGTTGTGGTCATCGCACAGACGTTCTTTGCCCCGAAAAAGATCATCGCCCTTGCGTATGATTCGGGTGGGGTGACCACCTCGACAGTGACCGTGCCGCTGGTGGCCGCTCTGGGTCTGGGATTGTCGGAAGCCGTCCCGGGCAGCGACCCGGCCATTGACGGATTCGGGCTGATCGCCTTTGCCAGCCTGTTCCCGATCATTTCCGTCATGACTTACGCCCAGTTGACGCAGTGGGCGACCAATCGCCGAACCAAATCCAATACAGGGGGTACCCAATGA
- a CDS encoding P-II family nitrogen regulator: MRFKLILAAVKTHRTDPIVDAAKAVGATGATIIAGRGTGMREALTFFGLALEDQTDIVMFLLEEHLVNPVLKSIEDAGEFKKPGTGIALVLPVEQVVGMESQIERFKEEVREKYL; the protein is encoded by the coding sequence ATGAGATTCAAACTTATACTCGCTGCGGTCAAAACACACAGGACCGATCCCATCGTGGATGCCGCAAAGGCCGTGGGTGCCACCGGGGCGACCATCATTGCCGGGCGCGGGACCGGAATGCGCGAAGCATTGACATTTTTTGGACTTGCCTTGGAAGATCAAACCGATATCGTCATGTTCCTGTTGGAGGAACACCTTGTCAATCCTGTTCTGAAGAGCATAGAAGACGCCGGAGAATTCAAGAAACCCGGAACCGGAATAGCCCTGGTCCTGCCCGTCGAGCAGGTCGTCGGCATGGAGAGCCAGATCGAACGGTTCAAGGAAGAGGTCAGGGAAAAGTACCTGTAA
- a CDS encoding DUF1538 domain-containing protein, with the protein MGIRLWASFKDLLPIILVIAFFQGVVLRQPLPDVLGVLQGALLVVLGLTLFIQGLEIGLFPIGEQMAHALARKGSLFWLLTFSFALGFATTVAEPALIAVAAEAASIASKGGLILPGEASMNSYAMGLRLSVALSVGLSILIGVLRILRGWPVHHLIIGGYVLVMIMTIFAPKEIVGIAYDAGGVTTSTVTVPLVAALGVGLASIIKGRNPLTDGFGLIAFASLLPMIAVIGYGLFIFGI; encoded by the coding sequence ATGGGTATACGGCTGTGGGCTTCCTTCAAGGATCTGCTGCCCATCATTCTGGTCATAGCCTTCTTTCAGGGCGTGGTGCTCCGGCAGCCCCTGCCGGACGTACTGGGAGTCCTGCAAGGGGCCTTGCTCGTGGTCTTGGGCCTGACCCTGTTCATACAGGGACTTGAGATCGGGCTGTTCCCCATCGGTGAGCAGATGGCACATGCCCTGGCGCGCAAGGGCAGTCTGTTCTGGCTGCTGACATTCTCCTTTGCCCTGGGGTTTGCCACGACCGTGGCGGAACCGGCGCTCATCGCCGTTGCGGCCGAAGCCGCCAGCATCGCCTCGAAAGGAGGACTCATCCTGCCAGGCGAGGCCTCCATGAACAGCTATGCCATGGGACTGCGTCTGTCCGTGGCATTATCCGTAGGACTGTCCATCCTCATCGGCGTACTTCGCATCCTGCGCGGTTGGCCTGTGCACCACCTGATCATCGGCGGCTACGTGCTGGTCATGATCATGACCATCTTCGCTCCGAAGGAAATCGTGGGCATCGCCTACGACGCAGGGGGTGTGACCACCTCGACGGTGACTGTCCCCCTGGTGGCGGCACTCGGGGTTGGGCTTGCATCCATAATCAAGGGACGCAATCCGCTGACCGACGGTTTCGGCCTGATCGCGTTCGCGTCCCTGCTGCCGATGATTGCCGTGATCGGGTACGGCCTGTTCATCTTCGGCATATAG
- a CDS encoding sulfurtransferase TusA family protein — MKESIDARGLSCPQPVLDTLAKIEAMGSGELEVLVDTEASKENVSRAVQAKGWRVESITEDNGEYCLKLAGD; from the coding sequence ATGAAAGAATCAATAGACGCACGGGGCCTTTCCTGCCCTCAGCCGGTTCTGGACACCCTGGCCAAGATCGAGGCCATGGGTTCGGGCGAGTTGGAGGTTCTGGTGGACACCGAGGCATCCAAGGAAAACGTGTCCCGCGCCGTTCAGGCAAAGGGATGGCGTGTGGAGTCCATTACTGAGGACAACGGGGAATACTGCCTGAAGCTGGCTGGAGATTGA
- a CDS encoding DUF3343 domain-containing protein: MAFRDLFKRIAPRPRADQRADRGLLVFEHTSEVIRAEQILKSAGYAVKVMGPPPEVQKGCDLVVEFPLMEELDILRSLKGAGVAPMEVLPVTGPLLAPVDLFQVKDFGQYLMVRAANMKITVEKNTRVIVNVSGGGCPDVPYIAARLIGCTLDDAPAPRDIGHTLCGYALELAHAEMLRLCSP, encoded by the coding sequence TTGGCCTTTCGCGACCTGTTCAAGAGAATAGCGCCCCGTCCGCGCGCTGACCAGCGCGCGGATCGGGGACTTCTGGTTTTTGAGCACACCAGCGAAGTCATCCGGGCGGAGCAGATCCTTAAATCGGCGGGCTATGCCGTGAAGGTCATGGGGCCGCCTCCCGAGGTCCAGAAGGGGTGCGATCTGGTGGTGGAGTTCCCGCTCATGGAGGAACTCGATATCCTGCGCAGCCTGAAAGGAGCCGGGGTCGCTCCCATGGAAGTGCTGCCGGTGACCGGGCCGCTGCTCGCGCCGGTGGATCTGTTTCAGGTCAAGGATTTCGGCCAGTACCTGATGGTTCGCGCCGCAAACATGAAAATCACCGTGGAAAAGAATACCCGTGTCATCGTCAACGTGTCCGGAGGAGGGTGCCCGGACGTGCCGTACATCGCGGCCCGTTTGATCGGTTGTACCCTGGATGACGCACCTGCGCCGCGGGACATCGGGCATACCCTGTGCGGCTACGCCCTGGAACTCGCCCACGCGGAGATGCTGCGTTTATGCTCGCCATAG
- the yedE gene encoding YedE family putative selenium transporter, with translation MSNFFATRKGIISVGLVIGGLAALLQYLGNPGNMGICVACFERDIAGAVGLHRAGVVQYMRPEIIGFVLGALGAAFVGKDFRPRAGSAPIVRFILGAFAMIGALVFLGCPWRAVLRLAGGDLNSLFGLAGLIVGIGVGTMFFRQGYNLGRSQKTYWSVGLLMPLLMVGFLVLMFLYPQVADQPKTDVLFYSLKGPGAMHAPLLISLGVGLLVGVLAQRSRFCTMGAFRDLILFKQVHLLSGVVALLVAAFALNLVLGQFNLGFDGQPVAHTQGLWNFMGMLLAGLCFALAGGCPGRQLFLAGEGDGDAAVFVLGMIVGAGFAHNFGLASSPKGVGPHGIAAVFIGLAVCLFIGFTMRKKAA, from the coding sequence ATGAGTAACTTTTTCGCCACACGAAAAGGCATCATTTCCGTTGGGCTGGTGATAGGCGGATTGGCCGCGCTGCTCCAGTACCTGGGAAATCCGGGGAACATGGGTATCTGCGTGGCCTGCTTTGAGCGGGACATTGCAGGGGCGGTAGGGCTGCACCGGGCGGGCGTGGTCCAGTACATGCGCCCGGAGATCATCGGTTTCGTGCTCGGTGCCCTGGGGGCGGCATTCGTAGGCAAGGATTTTCGTCCGAGGGCCGGTTCCGCGCCAATAGTCCGCTTCATCCTGGGCGCGTTCGCCATGATCGGGGCTCTGGTATTTCTGGGTTGTCCGTGGCGGGCCGTTCTGCGCCTGGCCGGAGGAGACCTCAACTCGCTCTTCGGGCTTGCGGGCCTGATCGTGGGCATCGGCGTGGGCACCATGTTCTTCCGGCAGGGGTACAACCTCGGGCGCAGCCAGAAGACCTACTGGTCCGTGGGACTCCTCATGCCCTTGCTCATGGTCGGTTTTCTGGTCCTGATGTTCCTGTATCCGCAAGTGGCTGACCAGCCCAAGACCGATGTGCTCTTCTACAGCCTCAAAGGCCCCGGCGCCATGCACGCCCCTCTGCTCATATCCCTGGGTGTCGGTCTGCTGGTGGGTGTCCTGGCCCAGCGCAGTCGTTTCTGCACCATGGGCGCGTTCCGCGACCTGATCCTTTTCAAGCAGGTACATCTGCTTTCCGGCGTGGTTGCCTTGCTGGTGGCGGCTTTTGCCCTTAACCTGGTTCTGGGACAGTTCAATCTCGGTTTTGACGGTCAACCTGTGGCCCATACTCAGGGGCTTTGGAACTTCATGGGCATGCTTCTGGCCGGTCTCTGCTTTGCGCTGGCAGGAGGCTGCCCCGGCAGGCAGTTGTTCCTGGCCGGTGAAGGTGACGGCGACGCCGCAGTCTTCGTGCTCGGCATGATCGTCGGTGCCGGGTTTGCCCATAACTTCGGTCTGGCCAGTTCTCCCAAGGGCGTTGGTCCACATGGCATAGCCGCTGTGTTCATCGGTCTGGCCGTCTGTTTGTTCATCGGTTTTACCATGCGAAAAAAAGCAGCTTAA
- the ybaK gene encoding Cys-tRNA(Pro) deacylase, translating into MTPAINQAKKAKIPYTVHEYEHDPAAESYGREAAVKLGVEAGKVYKTLVVDGCKDLIVAVVPVMCQLDLKLLAKAAGAKKLVMADVRKVERTTGYVVGGVSPMGQKKRLMTFIDASAEEHSTMLVSAGRRGLEIELAPADLSAMTGGVFAPLAK; encoded by the coding sequence ATGACTCCAGCTATCAATCAGGCAAAAAAGGCCAAAATTCCCTACACCGTTCATGAATACGAGCACGATCCCGCTGCAGAGTCCTACGGCAGGGAGGCGGCAGTAAAGTTGGGTGTCGAGGCCGGAAAGGTATACAAGACCCTGGTTGTCGACGGATGCAAAGACCTGATCGTGGCCGTGGTGCCCGTCATGTGCCAGCTGGACCTCAAGCTACTGGCCAAGGCTGCGGGTGCCAAGAAACTGGTCATGGCGGACGTCAGAAAGGTGGAGCGGACCACGGGCTATGTGGTCGGCGGCGTCAGCCCGATGGGACAGAAGAAGCGGCTGATGACCTTCATCGACGCCTCGGCCGAAGAGCATTCCACCATGCTCGTCAGCGCCGGACGCAGGGGACTGGAAATCGAACTGGCCCCGGCAGACCTGTCGGCGATGACCGGCGGTGTCTTTGCGCCCCTGGCGAAATAA
- a CDS encoding NAD(P)H-hydrate dehydratase has protein sequence MLAIVGTIPDPTVPVLDAPVELADDSLRVFGRVVSPDRGTPALLAAASIACRHLGLPLPHAFLVGDEGLGKGSRTLYRHLTETLPDRSFSSMVFHYLQPDVDWHNKVLLTALSMTPPPTLIADAGFMYAAKMSGQAGEYALFTPDAGELAFLADETAPHPFYTRGFILQDEGRVPELVGRAYVHDNAAACLLVKGNTDYIADRSGILATVTGPSEEAMEAMGGTGDTLTGMACALVEYGLTVAEASYVAAQANRYAGQLAAPTPATQIGELVRHIPAALKRAMDELT, from the coding sequence ATGCTCGCCATAGTCGGAACAATCCCGGACCCCACGGTCCCGGTGCTGGATGCGCCTGTGGAGCTTGCGGACGACAGCCTGCGTGTCTTTGGTCGGGTTGTCAGTCCGGATCGGGGCACACCGGCCCTGCTGGCTGCGGCCTCCATCGCGTGTCGGCATCTTGGCCTGCCGTTGCCCCACGCATTTCTCGTGGGCGATGAGGGACTGGGCAAGGGCAGCCGAACGCTCTATCGCCATTTGACTGAAACCCTGCCCGACAGGTCTTTTTCCTCCATGGTCTTTCATTATCTCCAGCCGGATGTGGACTGGCACAACAAGGTTCTGCTGACCGCACTGTCCATGACGCCGCCGCCCACACTTATCGCGGACGCCGGGTTCATGTATGCGGCCAAGATGAGCGGCCAGGCCGGAGAATACGCCCTGTTTACGCCCGATGCAGGGGAGTTGGCCTTCCTGGCCGACGAGACGGCACCGCATCCTTTCTACACGCGCGGTTTCATTCTTCAGGACGAAGGCCGGGTGCCGGAACTTGTCGGGCGCGCCTATGTTCACGACAACGCTGCCGCCTGCCTGCTGGTCAAGGGTAATACGGATTACATTGCGGACCGCAGCGGCATTCTGGCCACGGTCACCGGCCCGTCCGAAGAGGCCATGGAAGCCATGGGAGGTACGGGCGACACGCTGACCGGCATGGCCTGTGCCCTGGTGGAGTACGGTCTGACCGTAGCCGAGGCCTCATATGTAGCGGCCCAGGCCAACCGTTACGCCGGACAACTCGCCGCGCCGACTCCGGCCACGCAGATAGGGGAACTGGTCAGGCATATCCCGGCAGCCCTGAAACGGGCCATGGATGAATTGACATGA
- a CDS encoding ABC transporter substrate-binding protein → MHTMKYLGWSLTLFLMLFLCSGAALAKEENTLTMYVAYGGPEVIAQKFEEATGIKVAFLTMSSGEVLTRLRAEKANPGADVWFGGGSDAFIQAKKEGLTQPFVAPNAKRVGAAFKDPDGYWTGVSLVVVGFLVNKDRLASKGLKVPVSWAELASPEYMDEVSASNPNTSGTAYTTISGVLQIKGEEAGWPLLDKLYANIPFLTKSGSAPGKMALAGEYAVGIAPDPHNLAGRNPDAPLAVVFPEDGVLAWPSPVSIIANAKHPENAKAFVDWCLTPEGQQILMEASPRVPTTDVETLPGVPSLSQLNLVPYDILHWGNERERVMRQFNERFPKFQ, encoded by the coding sequence ATGCACACCATGAAATACCTGGGCTGGAGTCTGACCCTGTTCCTCATGCTTTTCTTGTGCTCGGGCGCTGCCCTGGCCAAGGAAGAAAACACGCTGACCATGTATGTGGCATATGGCGGCCCGGAGGTCATTGCGCAGAAGTTCGAAGAGGCCACGGGCATCAAGGTGGCGTTTCTGACCATGTCTTCCGGCGAGGTGCTGACTAGGCTTCGCGCGGAAAAGGCCAATCCCGGCGCTGACGTCTGGTTCGGGGGCGGCTCGGACGCCTTCATCCAGGCCAAGAAGGAAGGGCTGACCCAACCCTTCGTCGCTCCGAACGCAAAGCGTGTGGGGGCCGCGTTCAAGGACCCTGATGGGTACTGGACAGGAGTTTCCCTGGTTGTCGTCGGATTTCTGGTCAACAAGGATCGTCTGGCCTCCAAGGGACTGAAGGTCCCCGTCTCCTGGGCCGAGCTGGCCTCGCCCGAATACATGGATGAGGTCTCGGCCTCCAATCCCAACACCTCGGGCACGGCGTACACCACGATTTCCGGCGTCCTGCAGATCAAGGGCGAGGAAGCCGGCTGGCCGCTTCTTGACAAGCTCTATGCCAACATTCCCTTTTTGACCAAGAGCGGTTCCGCTCCCGGAAAGATGGCCCTGGCGGGCGAATATGCCGTGGGCATTGCGCCTGATCCGCACAACCTCGCCGGGAGAAATCCCGATGCCCCGCTGGCCGTGGTCTTTCCGGAAGACGGCGTTCTGGCCTGGCCTTCCCCTGTCTCCATCATTGCCAATGCCAAGCATCCTGAAAACGCCAAGGCATTTGTGGACTGGTGCCTGACCCCGGAGGGCCAGCAGATCCTCATGGAGGCCAGCCCCCGGGTGCCCACCACGGATGTCGAGACCCTGCCCGGCGTGCCCAGCCTCTCCCAACTGAATCTTGTCCCCTATGACATCCTGCATTGGGGCAACGAGCGTGAGCGGGTGATGCGGCAGTTCAACGAACGGTTCCCGAAATTCCAATAG